A genomic segment from Propioniciclava sp. MC1595 encodes:
- the atpD gene encoding F0F1 ATP synthase subunit beta produces MTLTAENPTTTGVGRVARVIGPVVDVEFPADQMPDIMNAVKIKIDAGELSREITAEVALHVGDNIVRAISLKPTDGMRRGTEVVDTGAPISVPVGDVTKGRVWNVTGDCLNEDISGVEINERWPIHRPAPKFEDLEPKTEMLETGIKVLDLLTPYVKGGKIGLFGGAGVGKTVLIQEMIFRIAHNFGGTSVFAGVGERTREGNDLIHEMIEAGVMKDTALVFGQMDEPPGTRLRVALSALTMAEYFRDVQNQDVLLFIDNIFRFTQAGSEVSTLLGRMPSAVGYQPNLADEMGQLQERITSTRGHSITSMQAIYVPADDYTDPAPATTFAHLDATTELSRDIASRGLYPAVDPLTSTSRILDPQYVGQDHYDTATRVKQILQRNKELQDIIAILGVDELSEEDKIVVGRARRIQQFLSQNTYMATKFTQIEGSTVPLADTIESFKMICNGEVDHIAEQAFFNVGGMDMVMENWDRIQKEG; encoded by the coding sequence ATGACCCTGACTGCTGAGAACCCCACCACGACCGGTGTCGGCCGCGTTGCGCGTGTCATCGGCCCGGTGGTGGACGTCGAGTTCCCCGCCGACCAGATGCCCGACATCATGAACGCGGTGAAGATCAAGATCGACGCCGGCGAGCTCTCCCGTGAGATCACGGCCGAGGTCGCGCTGCACGTCGGCGACAACATCGTCCGCGCCATCTCCCTGAAGCCCACCGACGGCATGCGCCGCGGGACCGAGGTCGTCGACACCGGCGCCCCGATCTCCGTGCCCGTGGGTGACGTCACGAAGGGCCGCGTCTGGAACGTGACCGGTGACTGCCTCAACGAGGACATCTCCGGCGTCGAGATCAACGAGCGCTGGCCGATCCACCGCCCGGCCCCGAAGTTCGAGGACCTCGAGCCCAAGACCGAGATGCTGGAGACCGGCATCAAGGTGCTCGACCTGCTGACCCCGTACGTCAAGGGTGGCAAGATCGGCCTGTTCGGCGGCGCTGGCGTCGGCAAGACCGTCCTCATCCAGGAGATGATCTTCCGCATCGCCCACAACTTCGGTGGCACCTCGGTGTTCGCCGGCGTGGGGGAGCGCACCCGTGAGGGCAACGACCTGATCCACGAGATGATCGAGGCCGGCGTCATGAAGGACACCGCCCTGGTCTTCGGCCAGATGGACGAGCCGCCGGGCACCCGCCTCCGCGTCGCCCTGTCGGCCCTGACGATGGCGGAGTACTTCCGCGACGTGCAGAACCAGGACGTGCTGCTCTTCATCGACAACATCTTCCGGTTCACCCAGGCTGGCTCCGAGGTCTCGACCCTGCTGGGTCGCATGCCCTCCGCCGTGGGTTACCAGCCCAACCTGGCCGACGAGATGGGTCAGCTGCAGGAGCGCATCACCTCGACGCGTGGTCACTCCATCACCTCGATGCAGGCCATCTACGTGCCCGCCGACGACTACACCGACCCGGCCCCGGCCACGACGTTCGCCCACCTGGACGCCACGACCGAGCTGTCGCGTGACATCGCCTCGCGTGGTCTGTACCCGGCCGTGGACCCGCTGACCTCGACGAGCCGCATCCTCGACCCGCAGTACGTGGGCCAGGACCACTACGACACGGCGACCCGCGTGAAGCAGATCCTCCAGCGCAACAAGGAGCTGCAGGACATCATCGCGATCCTCGGTGTCGACGAGCTGTCCGAGGAGGACAAGATCGTCGTCGGCCGCGCCCGTCGCATCCAGCAGTTCCTGAGCCAGAACACCTACATGGCCACCAAGTTCACCCAGATCGAGGGTTCGACCGTTCCGCTGGCCGACACCATCGAGTCGTTCAAGATGATCTGCAACGGCGAGGTCGACCACATCGCCGAGCAGGCCTTCTTCAACGTCGGTGGCATGGACATGGTCATGGAGAACTGGGACCGCATCCAGAAGGAGGGCTGA
- a CDS encoding F0F1 ATP synthase subunit gamma, which yields MASSLRELRQRRKSVTATKKITKAMELIAASKVIRAQQAARRALPYTRELNRAVSALATHTRNLDHPLTTQVEKPRRAALVVFTSDRGMNGAFNSNVLKVAAQMRTRLEDQGMEVKRYVVGRKGMAYMKFRQIEMVRTWEGFSDAPTFANAHEIAAVLIEDFLTPHEEGGVDEIHAVYTRMESMLTQTPRVRRLLPMEVVEGVAELGERDHIPQYEFEPDPKTVLDELMPLYVRSRVWFYLLQTAASILASQQRAMKSATDNAQQLIESLTREANQARQAEITQEITEIVGGASALAEASAEH from the coding sequence ATGGCTTCGAGTCTGAGAGAGCTCCGCCAGCGACGGAAGTCGGTGACGGCGACGAAGAAGATCACCAAGGCGATGGAGCTGATCGCTGCGTCGAAGGTGATCCGGGCCCAGCAGGCTGCGCGTCGTGCGCTGCCGTACACCCGCGAACTCAACCGCGCGGTGTCGGCACTGGCGACGCACACCCGCAACCTGGACCACCCGCTGACGACGCAGGTCGAGAAGCCCCGTCGCGCGGCGCTCGTGGTGTTCACGTCCGACCGCGGCATGAACGGTGCCTTCAACTCCAACGTCCTCAAGGTGGCGGCGCAGATGCGCACGCGCCTGGAGGACCAGGGCATGGAGGTCAAGCGCTACGTCGTGGGCCGCAAGGGCATGGCGTACATGAAGTTCCGCCAGATCGAGATGGTCCGCACGTGGGAGGGCTTCAGCGACGCGCCGACGTTCGCGAACGCCCACGAGATCGCCGCTGTGCTGATCGAGGACTTCCTCACGCCGCACGAGGAGGGCGGGGTCGACGAGATCCACGCGGTCTACACCCGCATGGAGTCGATGCTGACCCAGACCCCGCGCGTCCGCCGGCTGCTGCCGATGGAGGTCGTCGAGGGTGTGGCCGAGCTCGGTGAGCGCGACCACATCCCCCAGTACGAGTTCGAGCCCGACCCCAAGACGGTGCTGGACGAGCTCATGCCGCTGTACGTGCGCAGCCGCGTGTGGTTCTACCTGCTGCAGACGGCGGCGTCGATCCTGGCGAGCCAGCAGCGCGCCATGAAGTCGGCCACCGACAACGCACAGCAACTCATCGAGTCCCTGACGCGCGAGGCGAACCAGGCGCGCCAGGCCGAGATCACCCAGGAAATTACCGAGATCGTCGGTGGCGCCAGCGCGCTCGCCGAGGCGAGCGCCGAGCACTAA
- the atpA gene encoding F0F1 ATP synthase subunit alpha, whose protein sequence is MADLTIRPDEIRDALDRFVSNYTPDTSTREEVGTVVTSGDGIARVEGLPSAMANELLEFANGTLGIALNLDVREIGVVVLGDSEGIEEGSQVRRTGEVLSVPVGDGYLGRTVDAMGNPIDGLGELTDIPERRTLELQAAGVMDRQEVREPLQTGLKAIDAMIPIGRGQRQLIIGDRKTGKTAIAIDTIINQKANWASGDPTKQVRCIYVAVGQKGSTIAALRKTLEEAGAMEYTTIVHAPASDPAGFKYIAPYSGSAIGQHWMYQGKHVLIIFDDLTKQAEAYRAMSLLLRRPPGREAYPGDVFYLHSRLLERCAKLSDELGGGSMTGLPIIETKANDVSAYIPTNVISITDGQIFLQSDLFNANQRPAIDVGISVSRVGGAAQIKAMKGVAGTLKIGLAQYRDMQAFAMFASDLDAASRRQLDRGARLTELLRQGQYQPYPVEDQVVSVWAGTNGHFDDIPVEDVLRFESELLEHLRRNTPILATIAETQKWDDDTANAVVAEIGKVKQQFKTSSQQAPVGEGESKSLGDDDVDAEKIVVQKR, encoded by the coding sequence ATGGCGGATCTGACCATTCGTCCCGACGAGATTCGGGACGCCCTTGACCGGTTTGTCTCCAACTACACGCCGGACACCTCCACCCGCGAGGAGGTCGGCACCGTCGTGACTTCGGGTGACGGCATCGCCCGCGTCGAGGGCCTGCCCTCGGCCATGGCCAACGAGCTGCTCGAGTTCGCCAACGGCACGCTCGGCATCGCCCTCAACCTGGACGTCCGCGAGATCGGTGTCGTCGTGCTCGGCGACTCCGAGGGCATCGAGGAGGGTTCGCAGGTGCGCCGCACCGGCGAGGTTCTCTCCGTCCCGGTGGGCGACGGCTACCTCGGCCGCACGGTCGACGCGATGGGCAACCCCATCGACGGCCTCGGCGAGCTCACCGACATCCCCGAGCGCCGGACGCTCGAGCTCCAGGCCGCCGGCGTCATGGACCGCCAGGAGGTCCGCGAGCCGCTGCAGACCGGCCTGAAGGCCATCGACGCGATGATCCCGATCGGCCGCGGCCAGCGCCAGCTGATCATCGGCGACCGCAAGACCGGCAAGACGGCCATCGCGATCGACACGATCATCAACCAGAAGGCCAACTGGGCCTCCGGCGACCCCACGAAGCAGGTGCGCTGCATCTACGTCGCGGTCGGCCAGAAGGGCTCGACCATCGCCGCGCTGCGCAAGACGCTGGAGGAGGCCGGCGCGATGGAGTACACCACCATCGTGCACGCCCCGGCCTCCGACCCCGCCGGCTTCAAGTACATCGCGCCCTACTCGGGTTCCGCGATCGGCCAGCACTGGATGTACCAGGGCAAGCACGTCCTGATCATCTTCGACGACCTGACCAAGCAGGCCGAGGCCTACCGCGCCATGTCGCTGCTGCTGCGTCGTCCCCCGGGCCGCGAGGCGTACCCCGGTGACGTCTTCTACCTCCACTCCCGCCTGCTGGAGCGCTGCGCCAAGCTCTCCGACGAGCTGGGTGGCGGTTCGATGACCGGCCTGCCGATCATCGAGACGAAGGCCAACGACGTGTCGGCGTACATCCCGACCAACGTGATCTCGATCACCGACGGCCAGATCTTCCTGCAGTCCGACCTCTTCAACGCCAACCAGCGCCCCGCGATCGACGTCGGTATCTCCGTGTCCCGCGTCGGTGGTGCCGCGCAGATCAAGGCCATGAAGGGTGTCGCCGGAACGCTGAAGATCGGCCTGGCCCAGTACCGCGACATGCAGGCGTTCGCGATGTTCGCGTCCGACCTCGACGCGGCCTCCCGCCGCCAGCTCGACCGGGGCGCCCGCCTCACCGAGCTGCTGCGCCAGGGCCAGTACCAGCCGTACCCGGTCGAGGACCAGGTCGTCTCCGTGTGGGCCGGCACCAACGGCCACTTCGACGACATCCCCGTCGAGGACGTCCTACGCTTCGAGTCCGAGCTGCTGGAGCACCTGCGCCGCAACACGCCGATCCTGGCCACCATCGCCGAGACCCAGAAGTGGGACGACGACACCGCCAACGCCGTCGTGGCCGAGATCGGCAAGGTCAAGCAGCAGTTCAAGACCTCGTCGCAGCAGGCCCCGGTGGGCGAGGGCGAGTCCAAGTCCCTGGGCGACGACGACGTCGACGCCGAGAAGATCGTGGTCCAGAAGCGCTGA
- a CDS encoding F0F1 ATP synthase subunit delta, with protein MSAAAESRLKALDGVLDRQPASEALADELFAVVEAVGAQPSLRRALTDPSTPDEVRSQLTQSLFGDRVSGAAVAVLTEAARARWGTAGSFVAALERQGVRALLRTAQDAGRLDELEDQLFKVERLVDANPELRRALGDRRAPIEGREELLAGLLSGKVLPSVARLAKRAVAARQRTFDLTVEGYLKAAAELRERAVATVTVAQPLAPEQEERLRAALSRQVGREVNVRVVIDPTVVGGVRVSLGDEVIEGTVAGRLTDAQRKLA; from the coding sequence ATGAGCGCAGCCGCCGAGTCCCGACTGAAGGCCCTGGACGGTGTCCTGGACAGGCAACCCGCTTCCGAGGCCCTGGCCGACGAGCTGTTCGCCGTCGTGGAGGCCGTGGGCGCCCAGCCCTCCCTCCGCCGTGCGCTGACCGACCCGTCCACGCCGGACGAGGTGCGCTCCCAGCTCACGCAGTCGCTGTTCGGGGACCGCGTGAGCGGGGCTGCGGTGGCCGTCCTGACGGAGGCTGCCCGTGCCCGCTGGGGCACGGCGGGCTCCTTCGTCGCGGCGCTGGAGCGCCAGGGCGTCCGCGCCCTGCTCCGCACCGCGCAGGACGCCGGCCGGCTCGACGAGCTGGAGGACCAGCTCTTCAAGGTCGAGCGACTGGTCGACGCCAACCCCGAGCTGCGTCGTGCGCTGGGGGACCGCCGAGCCCCGATCGAGGGCCGTGAGGAACTCCTCGCCGGCCTCCTGTCGGGCAAGGTGCTCCCGAGCGTGGCCCGCCTCGCGAAGCGAGCGGTCGCGGCACGCCAGCGGACCTTCGACCTCACGGTCGAGGGCTACCTCAAGGCAGCAGCAGAACTGCGCGAGCGCGCGGTGGCGACCGTCACCGTGGCACAGCCCCTCGCCCCCGAGCAGGAGGAGCGCCTCCGGGCCGCCCTCTCCCGCCAGGTGGGTCGTGAGGTCAACGTGCGCGTGGTGATCGACCCCACCGTCGTAGGCGGTGTCCGTGTGTCCCTGGGTGACGAGGTCATCGAGGGCACGGTTGCTGGGCGTCTGACCGACGCGCAGCGCAAGCTGGCCTGA
- a CDS encoding F0F1 ATP synthase subunit B yields MLPLAGESPLGPLLPEHIEELFVGLILFAIILAVMWKVVVPMFEKTYAERTAAIQGGIQKAEAAQAEAAAALEEYKAQLATAREEASRIREEAKTQGAAIVADMRQQATEESSRLLANAKAQIEAERAAAVSSLRTEIGGLATTLAGRIVGESLDDDARARRTVDRFIADLESQPVEQA; encoded by the coding sequence ATGCTGCCCCTCGCAGGTGAATCTCCTCTTGGTCCGCTCCTCCCGGAGCACATCGAGGAGCTCTTCGTCGGCCTGATCCTCTTCGCCATCATCCTCGCGGTGATGTGGAAGGTGGTCGTGCCGATGTTCGAGAAGACGTACGCCGAGCGCACGGCCGCCATCCAGGGCGGGATCCAGAAGGCGGAGGCCGCCCAGGCCGAAGCCGCTGCCGCACTGGAGGAGTACAAGGCCCAGCTCGCCACGGCACGGGAGGAGGCCTCGCGGATCCGCGAGGAGGCCAAGACCCAGGGCGCCGCGATCGTGGCCGACATGCGCCAGCAGGCGACCGAGGAGAGCAGCCGCCTCCTCGCCAACGCCAAGGCGCAGATCGAGGCCGAGCGCGCCGCCGCGGTGAGCTCGCTCCGCACCGAGATCGGTGGTCTGGCCACGACCCTGGCCGGCCGCATCGTGGGCGAGTCCCTCGATGACGACGCTCGCGCCCGCCGCACGGTGGACCGCTTCATCGCCGACCTCGAGTCCCAGCCGGTGGAGCAGGCATGA
- a CDS encoding ATP synthase F0 subunit C, translating into MLLSLLEINGSINMIGYALATLGPALGVAWIFASVINGTARQPEARGAMMGTAWIGFAVVEALAIIGIALAFVLS; encoded by the coding sequence ATGCTCCTCTCCCTCCTGGAGATCAACGGCTCGATCAACATGATCGGCTACGCGCTGGCGACCCTCGGCCCGGCCCTCGGTGTGGCCTGGATCTTCGCGTCGGTCATCAACGGCACCGCGCGTCAGCCCGAGGCCCGTGGCGCCATGATGGGCACCGCGTGGATCGGCTTCGCCGTGGTCGAGGCGCTCGCCATCATCGGCATCGCCCTCGCCTTCGTGCTCAGCTGA
- the atpB gene encoding F0F1 ATP synthase subunit A — translation MGGLNGLILPLEGEASWPPGEHSFGSRYLFPGVESGWLTNHAAQAVIGAILVIGFWLWMARGQSIVPGKKQAVGEFVYDFVRNGIARDILGPEFRKYLPLLLTLFSFILVNNLFGQFFLFMFPTFSKIGFAWGLALVAWVVYNGAGIKKHGLFGYLKHATLPAGVPKFLWPLIIPLEFLSNIIVRPLTLGLRLFANLFAGHLVIVVFVVGGTLLLTATENLGGFPIPLLNVAGVVSILFSFAIFALELLVGSIQAYIFTVLTAQYVSSAIAEDH, via the coding sequence ATGGGTGGGCTCAACGGGCTGATCCTTCCGCTGGAGGGAGAGGCGTCCTGGCCTCCCGGCGAGCACAGTTTCGGCTCGCGCTACCTCTTCCCGGGCGTCGAGTCCGGCTGGCTGACCAACCACGCCGCGCAGGCGGTCATCGGTGCGATCCTGGTGATCGGCTTCTGGCTGTGGATGGCGCGGGGCCAGTCGATCGTCCCCGGCAAGAAGCAGGCCGTCGGCGAGTTCGTGTACGACTTCGTCCGCAACGGCATCGCCCGTGACATCCTCGGGCCCGAGTTCCGCAAGTACCTGCCCCTGCTGCTGACGCTGTTCTCCTTCATCCTGGTGAACAACCTCTTCGGGCAGTTCTTCCTCTTCATGTTCCCGACCTTCTCCAAGATCGGCTTCGCCTGGGGCCTGGCCCTCGTCGCATGGGTCGTCTACAACGGTGCGGGCATCAAGAAGCACGGCCTCTTCGGTTACCTCAAGCACGCCACCCTCCCGGCCGGCGTCCCGAAGTTCCTGTGGCCCCTGATCATCCCGCTGGAGTTCCTCTCCAACATCATCGTCCGGCCGCTCACGCTGGGCCTGCGTCTCTTCGCCAACCTGTTCGCCGGCCACCTCGTCATCGTGGTGTTCGTCGTCGGTGGCACGCTCCTGCTGACCGCCACCGAGAACCTCGGCGGCTTCCCGATCCCGCTGCTCAACGTCGCCGGCGTGGTCTCGATCCTGTTCAGCTTCGCGATCTTCGCCCTCGAGCTGCTGGTCGGCTCGATCCAGGCCTACATCTTCACCGTCCTGACCGCCCAGTACGTGTCCTCGGCCATCGCCGAAGACCACTAA